AGAGTCGTTTTCGCAGGAATTTGACTAGAAACTTCCACAGGTTTACGTGCCACGATAATGAAACGAGTGTGGTTTTCGGTTTGGTTTGCAATGTTGCCTTGTATAGATTGAAGACCATAGAGTTTGCCGCTTGAGGCGTTCCCGATTGCTGCCACGTCACTGCGGTTCATTTCTTTGACTTTCTGCATGGCATCTGCAGTACTGGCACAGGACTCAAGCGTTACGCCTTTCATCCGGCTTAGGAATTCACTGCACTGCTGGTGCGGTTGGGGATGTGAGTAAAGAGTTTTAATCTCTTCTAATCGAATGTCTGAGGTCGCGACTAGGCAGTGTTCAATCGGTAGCGTCATTTCGCCCACAATGTACAAAGTGGTATGTTGTAACAAGTCGTACACTTCATTAATTGAACCAGAGCTAGTGTTTTCGATCGGTAGAACACCGTAGTCAGCGTGACCGGACTCGACGGTTTGGGTCACTTCTTTGAAATGTTCACAGTTCAGTTCGATAAGCTCGGTATTTTTACGGCTGAAGTATTCGCGGCTCGCCAAATGAGAGTATGAGCCTTTGGAACCAAGAAAAGCGACGCGAGCGAGGGGTTTGCGACTTAGTTCGGGGTTGGCTAAATTCTGCAGGTAAGACTGTTGCAATAGAACAGAATCTTCGATGATGGTATGAAATAATTTAGTGATGTATTGAGCATCAAGCTCATATTTGTCACGGCCAGCATTGATCAGTTTGACTAGCAGTTGTTGCTCTCGCGCTGCATCGCGCACGGGCTTGGATGTTTGAACTTTACTCTTGGCAACCTCAATGCTTAGTTTTCTTCGCTCGGATAAGAGCTTTAACATTTCGTCGTCCAGCTCATTTAAACGTAAGCGAATTTCATCGAGTGAGTATTTTTGTTCGGTCATCCTGTATTCCTTCATAAAAAAAGCCTCCCGTTTGGGAGGCTTCCTGTTCGTTTTTGACTTTTCTTTCGAAAACGAGAGAGCCTCCAAACTTAGTGGAGAAAAAAGAAGTCAAAAAAGAACAGGGTGTTTAGAGCCATAAATCGTTACTTTGTTGTGATGCTGCCAACACAATAAGCAACCACTTAGTGAGCGTCAAGCAAAAAAATAGCGCCGTTTGGCGCTACTTTTTAAATCTTCCGTCACTCATCATTGTGAGTAGACCATTATTCCGTTTCTATCTCTTCTAGCTCTGGCTTTTCTGTGCGTCGAGCTTCTGGTTTGTGACGCAATTTAT
This sequence is a window from Vibrio coralliilyticus. Protein-coding genes within it:
- the pheA gene encoding prephenate dehydratase yields the protein MTEQKYSLDEIRLRLNELDDEMLKLLSERRKLSIEVAKSKVQTSKPVRDAAREQQLLVKLINAGRDKYELDAQYITKLFHTIIEDSVLLQQSYLQNLANPELSRKPLARVAFLGSKGSYSHLASREYFSRKNTELIELNCEHFKEVTQTVESGHADYGVLPIENTSSGSINEVYDLLQHTTLYIVGEMTLPIEHCLVATSDIRLEEIKTLYSHPQPHQQCSEFLSRMKGVTLESCASTADAMQKVKEMNRSDVAAIGNASSGKLYGLQSIQGNIANQTENHTRFIIVARKPVEVSSQIPAKTTLIMSTSQEAGSLVATLLVLQKYGININKLESRPIMGNPWEEMFYVDLESHLESEDMQQALNELTQLTKHLKVLGCYPSENIKPTTVKLQ